The uncultured Bacteroides sp. DNA segment AAAGATCTGATCCTTGACCTGCAAGGGAACGGTGGAGGATACTTAAATGCAGCCATCGACTTAGCCAATGAGTTTCTCGAGCAAAAAGAGCTCATCGTATATACGGAGGGAAGGAACTCACAAAGAAGCGAGTTCTTCGCCAAAGGTACAGGCGATTTCAGAAAAGGACGTCTGATTGTACTTGTTGATGAATTTTCGGCTTCAGCCAGTGAGATTGTAACAGGTGCAGTGCAGGATTGGGATAGAGGTATTGTTGTGGGACGTCGTTCATTTGGCAAAGGGTTAGTGCAACGCCCTATCGATCTGCCCGACGGCTCAATGATCCGTCTCACCATAGCCCGGTATTATACACCGGCAGGACGTTGTATCCAGAAGCCATATAATATGGACGAAAACAAATCCGAAACCGAAAAAAAAGGAGGAGAATTTGAAGCCTATAATCAAGATTTGATCCATCGCTATAATAGTGGTGAAATGACAAGCGCAGATAGTATCCATTTCCCCGATTCACTGCAATGCAAAACAAAGAAGCTGCAACGAACAGTATACGGTGGTGGAGGTATTATGCCCGACTATTTTGTACCAATTGACACAACCCAATATACAAACTATCACCAAAATTTGGCAGCGAAAGGTGTTATTCTTAAAACAACCATGAAGTTTATTGAAAATAACCGGAAGCAACTATTGGCAAAATATGATAAATTTGAGACTTTCAATAAAAGCTTTGAAGTAAGTGACGAGATATTGAAAGAGATGACAGATCTTGCCGATAAAGAGAAAATCAAATTTGAAGAAGATCAGTATAACAAATCATTGCCGCTGATAAAAGCACAACTCAAAGCATTGATTGCCCGTGATTTGTGGAATATGAGCGAATACTTTCAAGTCATTAACACCACAAATAAAAGTGTTGTTAGAGCTACAGAGATTCTCAATTCAAAGGAATATGAAGATATCTTGAAAGCCGTTCGAAATTAATAATTCAAAAATGTCTGCTTTCGCTTCTGTGGGAGCAGACATTTTTTGAGCCACCTGTTTATATATACATTTGCCACTGCACATCCGGTTCCGATAAGGGCTCCGGCAAAAACATCTGAAGGATAGTGAACTCCCTCATTCATTCTGGCAAAACCGACAGAACATGCCCAGACAGCAGATGGTGCAATCACATACCATTTGGGATATTTAATGCTCAAAGCCGTAGCTAAAGAAAAAGCAGAAGCTGTGTGAGCCGAAGGAAAAGAGGAACTACTTGGCCTTTCTTGCGCATCCACTCTATCCGGATAACGCTCAAAAGGACGCTCTCTACCTACTAACGACTTCAGTCCATAAGTCACTGCAAAGGCCCCAACAACACTACTTCCAATATAAAATGCATCCTCGAACAATTCCTCATTTTTACTTATTCCTGCATAAAGCGCCATTACAGTAGGGATTCCCACTACAACGTAAGGAGTCGTATTAGACAGCACCTTACTATAATTCCGAACAAATGTTTCATCGATAGTATTTATTTTATGTAATGTATTAATATCCCAGTTCTGTCCATAGATATCGACAACTGATATCATTAAGAGTAGCATTACAAAAAAAGCTTTCATTATCTCTGCTATTTAGTTGTTTTTGCAAAGATATGCTAAATTAGTAAATCTATATCATCAAAAAATATATCTTTGTTTTCAATTAGAAAATCCATAGCAGTTCATGACAAAAGAAAACCTTTGTAAAAGGCTAAATGATTGTTCCAAATGCCCTAAAGCCTCCGACGAGAGTTTAATCCGTCAGAGCTTCGCTAAAGGGCATCATCTTCCACAAGATAAGTGTACCCAAAACTGCATGCTCTTTATCTTAAAAGGTCAACTGTTGATTAATAGCGAAGAGTATCCGGGTACCACGCTTCGGGAAGGAGAATTTATTCTACAAGCCATTAACTCTAAATTAGAACTACTAGCTCTCACAGACGTAGAATACCTGCTTTATTGGTTTAATCAACTCCCTCTCATTTGCGAAGAACGTTATCAAGAGATAATTGGAGACTCTGAAGCTCCTATAACTTATACCCCACTCACAGCAATTCCCCGCTTATCAAATTTCTTACGAGACATGTTCGATTACTTAGAAGATCGGTCGTGTGGAAAGTTTATTGAGATCAAATGTCAAGAGCTTATTTATATCATAACGTGTTATTATCCCCTCCCTCAGCTAAGTGCCTTTTTCTACCCTATAAGCCGATACACCGAAAACTTCCACTACTTCGTTATGCAGAACTATAGTAAAGTAAAGAACGTGGAAGAATTTGCTCATTTGGGAGGGTATAGTACCACCACTTTCCGTCGTCTTTTTAAGAACATGTATGGGGAGCCGGTATACGAATGGATGCTAAATAAAAAGCGAAAAGCCATATTGGACGATCTGCAAAACACAAAACACAAAATTGGTGAAATCAGTAGTCGTTACGGATTTGATACCCTGTCGCATTTTGCACATTTCTGCAAATCATCCTTTGGATATTCTCCGCGTGAAGTTCGCTCGCAAGCTGCCAAAGGAGAAATAGTAGAGATAAAATCGCAAAAAGAAGAACGATGAAAGTAGTCAATGACAACATCCACGCATAGCTTCATTTAAAGACAAACACATCTCTTTTGGGTGCTTTTTATCCTAGCCCCATTAAGGAATTATTTCTTTAATTGTTTGCTTAATCAAGGTATTTCCCGTACTTTTGCGTAATAAAAAGACAGGCATAATAAAAGTATAGTTCTAATAATTAAATAATTTAAAATCGATCATTTATGTGGTTAAGTAATTCATCTGTAGGAAGGAAAGTGGTGATGAGCATTACAGGACTTGCCCTTATCCTATTTCTAACGTTTCACATGGCGATGAATCTTGTTGCAATCATCAGTGGAGATGCTTACAACGTGGTTTGTGAGTTCTTGGGAGCAAACTGGTATGCTTTAGTCGCTACAACAGGATTGGCTGCCCTATTCGTAGTCCACATTGTTTATGCCTTTTGGCTAACAATACAAAATCGGAAAGCACGCGGCAGCGAACGCTATGCCGTAGTTGACAAACCTAAATCTGTAGAATGGGCTTCACAAAACATGCTTGTTCTGGGTATTATCATTTTTGCCGGACTGGGATTACACTTTGCTAATTTCTGGTACAAAATGCAATTTAATGAACTCACGGGTGTACTTCCTAATGTTGACCCTCAGGATGGTGCTGCTCTAATCAGAGAAACATTCAGTAATCCGGCGTTGGTAGCTCTTTACCTCGTTTGGTTAGGAGCTCTTTGGTTTCATCTCACTCACGGGTTCTGGAGTTCTTTACAAACAATAGGCTGGAACAATAAAATCTGGTTCGAACGCTGGAAGCTTGTTTCCAACATCTATTCAACAGTTATTGTTGGCGGTTTCGCTCTGGTAGTTATCGTATTCTTCGTTAAGTCGTTGGTGTGCGGAGCTTGTTAGTAATAGAAAATTGTAATTCATTAAATTGTTAAAGCATTATGACTAAGATAGATTCAAAGATTCCTGAAGGCCAATTGGCTGAGAAATGGAGTAACTATAAAGCTCATCAGAAACTTGTAAACCCCGCCAACAAACGCCGTCTCGACATCATCGTTGTTGGTACCGGCTTAGCGGGTGCCTCTGCTGCCGCTTCACTAGGTGAAATGGGATTCAAAGTATTTAACTTCTGCATCCAAGATTCTCCTCGCCGTGCTCACTCTATTGCTGCACAAGGTGGTATCAACGCTGCTAAGAATTATCAGAATGACGGTGACTCTGTATACCGTTTATTCTATGACACAATAAAAGGTGGTGACTACCGCGCACGTGAAGCCAATGTATACCGTTTGGCTGAAGTATCCAATGCCATCATCGACCAGTGTGTGGCACAAGGTGTTCCTTTTGCCCGCGACTACGGTGGCACACTTGATAACCGCTCTTTCGGTGGTGCTCAAGTATCTCGTACATTCTACGCCAAAGGACAGACAGGCCAGCAATTGCTGCTAGGTGCCTACTCTGCACTCAGCCGCCAAGTACACAAAGGAAACGTAAAACTCTATACCCGCTACGAGATGCTCGACCTTGTTGTTATTGACGGTCGTGCTCGTGGTATTATTACCCGCAATCTGGTTACCGGAGAGATTGAGCGCTTTGCCGCCCACGCAGTAGTTATCGGCACAGGTGGCTATGGTAATGCATTCTTCCTTTCAACCAATGCAATGGGTTCTAACGCATCCGTAACTATTCAATGTTATAAAAAGGGTGCTTATTTCGCTAACCCTTGCTACGCACAGATTCACCCTACTTGTATTCCTGTTCACGGTGATAAGCAGTCTAAGTTAACTCTGATGTCTGAATCACTTCGTAACGATGGTCGCATTTGGGTTCCTAAAAAGCTAGAAGATGCCAAAGCTATTCAAGCTGGAACCAAGAAAGCAACAGACGTACCGGATGAAGATCGTGACTTCTATCTGGAACGTCGTTACCCCGCATTTGGTAACCTTGTACCTCGTGACGTTGCATCTCGTGCAGCTAAAGAACGCTGTGATGCAGGCTTCGGCGTAAACAACACCGGTTTAGCTGTATTCCTGGATTTTAAATATGCCATTGATCGTTTGGGCGAAGATGTTGTTCGTGCTCGTTACGGCAACTTGTTCGATATGTACGAAGAGATCACTGACGAAAACCCTTATAAATCACCAATGATGATCTTCCCTGCTATCCACTACACAATGGGTGGTATCTGGGTTGATTACGAATTGATGACTTCCGTTCCCGGTCTATTTGCTATTGGCGAATGTAATTTCTCCGATCACGGTGCCAACCGTTTAGGTGCTTCTGCTTTGATGCAGGGTTTGGCCGACGGATATTTCGTATTGCCTTACACTATTCAAAATTACCTTGCAGACCAAATCCAGGTTCCTCGCTTCTCTACTGATCTACCTGAGTTTGTAGAAACAGAGAAAGCTGTTACCGAGAAGATCAACAAGATCAAGGCGGTTAATGGTAAACATTCAGTTGACTCTATTCATAAGAAACTAGGTCACATCATGTGGGACTTTGTAGGCATGGCTCGCACAAAAGAGTCTTTGCAAAAGGCTATTGATGGCATTAAAGAAGTAAAGAAAGACTTCTGGGCAAATGTACGCATTCCGGGAGATGTAAACGAACTGAACGTAGAACTGGAAAAAGCACTTCGCTTGGCAGACTTCATTGAAGTAGGTATGTTGATGGCTGTTGACGGGCTGAATCGTGAGGAATCTTGCGGTGGTCACTTCCGCGAAGAATATCAAACTCCGGAAGGCGAAGCTCTCCGTGATGATGCAAACTTCTCTTATGTAGCTTGCTGGAAATATAAAGGCGAAGATTCTGAACCGGAATTGATTAAGGAAGATTTGAATTATCAGTTTGTGAAGGTACAAACCCGTAACTATAAAGCATAATAGACAATGGAAAAAAATATATCATTCACGCTTAAAGTATGGCGCCAAAAAGGCCCTAAAGCAAAAGGTGCCTTTGAAACATACCCA contains these protein-coding regions:
- a CDS encoding helix-turn-helix transcriptional regulator — encoded protein: MTKENLCKRLNDCSKCPKASDESLIRQSFAKGHHLPQDKCTQNCMLFILKGQLLINSEEYPGTTLREGEFILQAINSKLELLALTDVEYLLYWFNQLPLICEERYQEIIGDSEAPITYTPLTAIPRLSNFLRDMFDYLEDRSCGKFIEIKCQELIYIITCYYPLPQLSAFFYPISRYTENFHYFVMQNYSKVKNVEEFAHLGGYSTTTFRRLFKNMYGEPVYEWMLNKKRKAILDDLQNTKHKIGEISSRYGFDTLSHFAHFCKSSFGYSPREVRSQAAKGEIVEIKSQKEER
- a CDS encoding fumarate reductase/succinate dehydrogenase flavoprotein subunit, encoding MTKIDSKIPEGQLAEKWSNYKAHQKLVNPANKRRLDIIVVGTGLAGASAAASLGEMGFKVFNFCIQDSPRRAHSIAAQGGINAAKNYQNDGDSVYRLFYDTIKGGDYRAREANVYRLAEVSNAIIDQCVAQGVPFARDYGGTLDNRSFGGAQVSRTFYAKGQTGQQLLLGAYSALSRQVHKGNVKLYTRYEMLDLVVIDGRARGIITRNLVTGEIERFAAHAVVIGTGGYGNAFFLSTNAMGSNASVTIQCYKKGAYFANPCYAQIHPTCIPVHGDKQSKLTLMSESLRNDGRIWVPKKLEDAKAIQAGTKKATDVPDEDRDFYLERRYPAFGNLVPRDVASRAAKERCDAGFGVNNTGLAVFLDFKYAIDRLGEDVVRARYGNLFDMYEEITDENPYKSPMMIFPAIHYTMGGIWVDYELMTSVPGLFAIGECNFSDHGANRLGASALMQGLADGYFVLPYTIQNYLADQIQVPRFSTDLPEFVETEKAVTEKINKIKAVNGKHSVDSIHKKLGHIMWDFVGMARTKESLQKAIDGIKEVKKDFWANVRIPGDVNELNVELEKALRLADFIEVGMLMAVDGLNREESCGGHFREEYQTPEGEALRDDANFSYVACWKYKGEDSEPELIKEDLNYQFVKVQTRNYKA
- a CDS encoding phosphatase PAP2 family protein; amino-acid sequence: MKAFFVMLLLMISVVDIYGQNWDINTLHKINTIDETFVRNYSKVLSNTTPYVVVGIPTVMALYAGISKNEELFEDAFYIGSSVVGAFAVTYGLKSLVGRERPFERYPDRVDAQERPSSSSFPSAHTASAFSLATALSIKYPKWYVIAPSAVWACSVGFARMNEGVHYPSDVFAGALIGTGCAVANVYINRWLKKCLLPQKRKQTFLNY
- a CDS encoding succinate dehydrogenase/fumarate reductase cytochrome b subunit, encoding MWLSNSSVGRKVVMSITGLALILFLTFHMAMNLVAIISGDAYNVVCEFLGANWYALVATTGLAALFVVHIVYAFWLTIQNRKARGSERYAVVDKPKSVEWASQNMLVLGIIIFAGLGLHFANFWYKMQFNELTGVLPNVDPQDGAALIRETFSNPALVALYLVWLGALWFHLTHGFWSSLQTIGWNNKIWFERWKLVSNIYSTVIVGGFALVVIVFFVKSLVCGAC
- a CDS encoding S41 family peptidase; the protein is MKEKKSGLLNPTLIKILLLAFITFSSLTVSTVVGQNYGTEASRKLQMAQFAITNLYVDKVDENKLVEEAIIKMLAQLDPHSTYSDAEEVKKMNEPLVGNFEGIGVQFNMVEDTLFVIQPVSNGPSEKIGILAGDRIVAVNDTAIAGVKMSTEEIMSRLRGPKDSKVNLTIVRRGIKEPLLFTVKRDKIPIYSLDATYMIQPKIGYIRINRFGATTAEEFNKSLKDLQKKGMKDLILDLQGNGGGYLNAAIDLANEFLEQKELIVYTEGRNSQRSEFFAKGTGDFRKGRLIVLVDEFSASASEIVTGAVQDWDRGIVVGRRSFGKGLVQRPIDLPDGSMIRLTIARYYTPAGRCIQKPYNMDENKSETEKKGGEFEAYNQDLIHRYNSGEMTSADSIHFPDSLQCKTKKLQRTVYGGGGIMPDYFVPIDTTQYTNYHQNLAAKGVILKTTMKFIENNRKQLLAKYDKFETFNKSFEVSDEILKEMTDLADKEKIKFEEDQYNKSLPLIKAQLKALIARDLWNMSEYFQVINTTNKSVVRATEILNSKEYEDILKAVRN